One region of Caldimonas thermodepolymerans genomic DNA includes:
- a CDS encoding amino acid ABC transporter permease gives MSYQWDWEVFLRDTGADETYFDWMMSAWGWTLSVAGCAWVIALVVGALIGTIRTVPHKGLQWLGNAWVELFRNIPVLVQVFLWYHVIPALVPPLQGLSTFVLVIFALGFFTSARVAEQVRAGIQALPRGQMMAGSALGLTLPQTYRYVILPMAFRIVIPPLTSEAMNIIKNSSVAFAVSISELTLFAMQVQEETSRGIEVYLAVTTLYIISAFAVNRVMAFIEARVRVPGYVGGGK, from the coding sequence CGGGACACAGGGGCGGACGAAACCTACTTCGACTGGATGATGTCGGCCTGGGGCTGGACGCTGTCGGTGGCAGGTTGCGCCTGGGTCATCGCCCTGGTCGTCGGGGCGCTGATCGGCACCATCCGCACGGTGCCGCACAAGGGGCTGCAATGGCTCGGCAACGCCTGGGTCGAGCTGTTCCGCAACATTCCGGTGCTGGTGCAGGTCTTCCTCTGGTACCACGTGATCCCCGCGCTGGTGCCGCCCCTGCAGGGCCTGTCGACCTTCGTGCTGGTGATCTTCGCGCTCGGCTTCTTCACCTCGGCGCGCGTGGCTGAACAGGTGCGCGCCGGCATCCAGGCCCTGCCGCGCGGCCAGATGATGGCCGGCTCGGCGCTGGGCCTGACGCTGCCGCAGACCTACCGCTACGTCATCCTGCCGATGGCGTTCCGCATCGTCATCCCGCCGCTGACCAGCGAGGCGATGAACATCATCAAGAACTCGTCGGTCGCCTTCGCGGTGTCGATCTCCGAGCTGACCCTGTTCGCGATGCAGGTCCAGGAGGAGACCTCGCGCGGCATTGAGGTGTACCTCGCCGTCACCACGCTCTACATCATCTCCGCCTTCGCCGTGAACCGCGTGATGGCCTTCATCGAGGCGCGCGTGCGCGTGCCCGGCTACGTGGGAGGCGGCAAATGA
- a CDS encoding amino acid ABC transporter permease translates to MNLDWSFYNWDLISSYVLKGFAFSVQLTLIAMIGGIVLGTLLALMRLSGLKVLEIPATIYVNGMRSIPLVMVILWFFLLVPFVLGRPIGAELSAIITFTLFEAAYYSEIMRAGIQSIPRGQVFAGQALGLTYGQNMRYVILPQAFRNMLPVLLTQTIILFQDTSLVYAIGAYDTLKGFEIAGKNMGRPVEAYLAAALVYFVICFALSQLVKRLQKKIAIVR, encoded by the coding sequence ATGAATCTCGACTGGTCCTTCTACAACTGGGATCTGATCAGCAGCTACGTGCTCAAGGGCTTCGCCTTCAGCGTCCAGCTGACGCTGATCGCGATGATCGGGGGCATCGTGCTGGGCACGCTGCTGGCGCTGATGCGCCTGTCGGGCCTCAAGGTGCTGGAGATTCCCGCCACCATCTACGTCAACGGGATGCGCTCCATCCCGCTGGTGATGGTGATCCTGTGGTTCTTCCTGCTGGTGCCGTTCGTGCTGGGCCGCCCGATCGGTGCCGAGCTGTCGGCCATCATCACCTTCACGCTGTTCGAGGCGGCGTACTACTCCGAGATCATGCGCGCGGGCATCCAGTCGATCCCGCGCGGGCAGGTGTTCGCCGGCCAGGCGCTGGGCCTGACCTACGGGCAGAACATGCGCTACGTGATCCTGCCGCAGGCCTTCCGCAACATGCTGCCGGTGCTGCTGACGCAGACGATCATCCTGTTCCAGGACACCTCGCTCGTCTACGCGATCGGCGCCTACGACACGCTCAAGGGCTTCGAGATCGCCGGCAAGAACATGGGCCGGCCGGTGGAGGCCTACCTGGCTGCGGCCCTGGTCTACTTCGTGATCTGCTTTGCGCTGTCCCAGCTGGTCAAGCGCCTGCAGAAGAAAATCGCCATCGTCCGCTGA
- a CDS encoding amino acid ABC transporter ATP-binding protein, whose protein sequence is MIEIKNVSKWYGSFQVLTDCSTTVNKGEVVVVCGPSGSGKSTLIKTVNALEPFQQGEILVDGVSIGDPKTNLPKLRSRVGMVFQHFELFPHLSVTENLTLAQVKVLGRSKDEARARGLKMLDRVGLMAHKDKFPGQLSGGQQQRVAIARALSMDPIVMLFDEPTSALDPEMVGEVLDVMVQLAQEGMTMMCVTHEMGFARKVSHRVIFMDQGKIIEDCKKEEFFGNPEARSPRAKDFLSKILQH, encoded by the coding sequence ATGATCGAAATCAAGAACGTCAGCAAGTGGTATGGCTCGTTCCAGGTGCTGACCGACTGCAGCACCACCGTCAACAAGGGCGAGGTGGTGGTGGTGTGCGGACCGTCCGGCTCGGGCAAGTCCACCCTCATCAAGACGGTCAACGCGCTGGAGCCGTTCCAGCAGGGCGAGATCCTGGTGGACGGTGTCTCGATCGGCGACCCCAAGACCAACCTGCCCAAGCTGCGCTCGCGCGTGGGCATGGTGTTCCAGCACTTCGAGCTGTTCCCGCACCTGAGCGTGACCGAGAACCTCACGCTCGCGCAGGTCAAGGTGCTCGGCCGCAGCAAGGACGAGGCGCGCGCCCGCGGCCTGAAGATGCTCGACCGCGTGGGCCTGATGGCGCACAAGGACAAGTTCCCGGGACAGCTGTCGGGTGGCCAGCAGCAGCGCGTGGCCATCGCCCGCGCGCTCAGCATGGACCCGATCGTGATGCTGTTCGACGAACCCACTTCGGCGCTCGACCCGGAGATGGTCGGCGAGGTGCTGGACGTGATGGTGCAGCTGGCCCAGGAAGGCATGACCATGATGTGCGTGACCCACGAGATGGGCTTCGCGCGCAAGGTCAGCCACCGCGTGATCTTCATGGACCAGGGGAAGATCATCGAGGACTGCAAGAAGGAGGAGTTCTTCGGCAACCCCGAAGCGCGTTCGCCGCGCGCCAAGGACTTCCTCTCCAAGATCCTGCAGCACTGA
- a CDS encoding DUF1631 family protein, which yields MSLPDPRLHTAMQSAVQKILSTVSTASSRLVDALGMLALSATSNAQRQSYMSAQFDLHRKLPVFNTTFATVLNEKVAQELHPRTGSRPLAATDWASLSLVGDSEVEEQVTAHRLGLEIEHECEWELRELDAYIGSLLGIGRADPERNPIRPEILGKALFRAIEAVTTDTAVRKTLSSELGRSLAKAMRPCYSAIVSDFVAQGIQPVGLTVRAAPPAPAASVHGPLTAPGGLHPRAPASAPAADPNHAAQALSAMFGISVPAGLGSSGPGLLSGGFAPTSSFPNTGPGSAAAVAAPPTTASDAHMLEVIRRLAFLASSPGTLDAGSGWSSSASQALAGAGTNSSPGALGAPASGNGGLSGLMAVNLIRAHREELIRASSGALDHMVIDIVASLFDQILSDSKVPPQMARQIARLQLPVLRAALKDVQFFSSRSHPVRRFVNRMASIACAFEDFDEGPGKRFLELVRELVQQVVDGDFDQMSLYESKLRALENFVQEQTRDEAQAHAEAVELLAQKETQLRVQARHAELMQAVLQSVTLAPEFVRRFLLDTWTHAQVEATWRHGADSEIARRLRGVPRQLILSVLPKGTPAERKQFILALPGLMKTLNEGLALIHWPEERKKAFFGELLPCHAQSLKGQPLTDFEYRQLDTHLQALDRLVVPAAEDVPLAPPSATLAEQADTGFSAEEAAQVGLVEDAAINWDGNVDIDLEQLDSSSGELDINLDGLGPEMAPETPTRGAQLAQYVQAGVAYQMHVEGEWRKVRLNWVSPGRTFFIFSYGKKHQSIVSMTGRMLTKLCETGRFRAFEQAYLIERAVARTRKQLAALTSKA from the coding sequence CGCAGTTCGACCTGCACCGCAAGCTGCCGGTGTTCAACACGACGTTCGCCACGGTGCTGAACGAGAAGGTGGCGCAGGAGCTGCATCCGCGCACCGGCAGCCGGCCGCTGGCGGCCACCGACTGGGCCTCGCTCAGCCTGGTGGGCGACTCGGAGGTCGAGGAACAGGTCACCGCCCACCGGCTCGGCCTGGAGATCGAACACGAGTGCGAGTGGGAACTGCGCGAGCTGGACGCCTACATCGGCTCGCTGCTCGGCATCGGCCGCGCCGACCCGGAGCGCAACCCGATCCGCCCGGAGATCCTCGGCAAGGCGCTGTTCCGCGCCATCGAGGCGGTCACCACCGACACCGCGGTGCGCAAGACGCTGTCGTCCGAGCTCGGACGCAGCCTGGCCAAGGCCATGCGCCCCTGCTACAGCGCCATCGTCAGCGATTTCGTCGCGCAGGGCATCCAGCCGGTCGGGCTGACCGTGCGGGCCGCCCCGCCGGCGCCGGCGGCCTCCGTGCACGGCCCGCTGACCGCGCCCGGCGGCCTCCATCCGCGCGCGCCCGCCAGCGCCCCGGCCGCCGACCCGAACCATGCCGCGCAAGCGCTCAGCGCGATGTTCGGCATCTCGGTGCCGGCGGGCCTGGGCAGCAGCGGCCCGGGCCTGCTGTCCGGCGGCTTCGCACCGACCTCCTCGTTCCCGAACACCGGCCCGGGCAGCGCCGCGGCGGTGGCGGCGCCTCCCACCACGGCCAGCGACGCCCACATGCTGGAGGTGATCCGGCGCCTGGCCTTCCTCGCCAGCTCGCCCGGCACGCTGGACGCCGGCAGCGGCTGGTCGTCCAGCGCCTCGCAGGCGCTGGCCGGCGCCGGCACGAACTCGTCCCCCGGCGCGCTCGGCGCCCCGGCGAGCGGCAACGGCGGGCTGAGCGGCCTGATGGCGGTCAACCTGATCCGCGCGCACCGCGAGGAGCTGATCCGCGCTTCCAGCGGCGCGCTCGATCACATGGTGATCGACATCGTCGCCTCGCTGTTCGACCAGATCCTCTCGGACAGCAAGGTCCCGCCGCAGATGGCGCGCCAGATCGCGCGGCTGCAGCTGCCGGTGCTGCGCGCGGCGCTCAAGGACGTGCAGTTCTTCTCGTCGCGCAGCCACCCGGTGCGCCGCTTCGTCAACCGCATGGCCTCGATCGCCTGCGCGTTCGAGGATTTCGACGAGGGCCCGGGCAAGCGCTTCCTCGAGCTGGTGCGCGAGCTGGTGCAGCAGGTGGTCGACGGCGACTTCGACCAGATGAGCCTGTACGAGAGCAAGCTGCGCGCGCTCGAGAACTTCGTGCAGGAACAGACGCGCGACGAGGCCCAGGCGCACGCGGAAGCGGTCGAGCTGCTGGCGCAGAAGGAAACCCAGCTGCGCGTGCAGGCGCGCCATGCCGAGCTGATGCAGGCGGTGCTGCAGTCGGTCACGCTGGCGCCGGAGTTCGTGCGCCGCTTCCTGCTGGACACCTGGACCCACGCCCAGGTCGAGGCGACCTGGCGCCATGGCGCGGATTCCGAGATCGCCAGGCGCCTGCGCGGCGTGCCGCGCCAGCTCATCCTCAGCGTCCTGCCCAAGGGCACGCCGGCCGAGCGCAAGCAATTCATCCTCGCGCTGCCCGGCCTGATGAAGACGCTCAACGAAGGCCTGGCGCTGATCCACTGGCCCGAGGAGCGCAAGAAGGCCTTCTTCGGCGAACTGCTGCCCTGCCATGCACAGTCGCTCAAGGGCCAGCCGCTGACCGACTTCGAATACCGCCAGCTCGACACCCACCTGCAGGCGCTGGACCGGCTGGTGGTGCCTGCGGCCGAGGACGTGCCGCTCGCGCCGCCGTCGGCGACGCTGGCCGAGCAGGCCGACACCGGGTTCTCGGCCGAAGAAGCGGCCCAGGTGGGACTGGTCGAGGACGCCGCGATCAACTGGGACGGCAACGTCGACATCGACCTGGAGCAGCTCGATTCCTCCTCGGGCGAGCTGGACATCAACCTCGACGGCCTGGGCCCCGAGATGGCCCCGGAGACGCCCACCCGCGGCGCACAGCTGGCGCAGTACGTGCAGGCAGGCGTGGCCTACCAGATGCACGTCGAGGGCGAGTGGCGCAAGGTGCGCCTGAACTGGGTGAGCCCGGGCCGCACCTTCTTCATCTTCAGCTACGGCAAGAAGCACCAGAGCATCGTCTCGATGACCGGGCGCATGCTGACCAAGCTGTGCGAGACGGGCCGCTTCCGCGCCTTCGAGCAGGCCTACCTGATCGAGCGGGCCGTGGCCCGCACGCGCAAGCAGCTGGCGGCGCTCACCAGCAAGGCCTGA